From a single Erpetoichthys calabaricus chromosome 1, fErpCal1.3, whole genome shotgun sequence genomic region:
- the LOC114651662 gene encoding tapasin-like, whose amino-acid sequence MSEFSTIYKLSLLACFAALLAPLCLARCPALECWYVEEKSSRAGSFPSAMSQEKSFLYISTGFNLAYNTQNPPVGINPNRVYRIVDSTGTLCSSALQPVDGAVEKPECEINPFTPHPAMVDWTLSLTSPDTSPAYLTADWLSSSIQGLKNKLAVSSILRLPVGTTEATAVMNVYSHTPVLQTKLKQDVLLDCGFTLPQEEENSEFSLEWRYQYRGEGRLLFAYDAKFDKLHEKYITKDDVEVDITNLHGSGNASLLIKNVSIRHGGTYICTIYRPYLLAQVAMELEIIEPPHLALLPSPFWAAPGHEAVLTCEVSGYYPLDVEIKWMAKPANGEPAEFLTEAQLSGHRQSIEGTFSQTSSIRIIPETQDHLTQYSCLITHLGASSKKSVVLQVAGASGPSIEDAVGMFIVAFISYGLLKLIYWVFSAKASPEDDKKDK is encoded by the exons ATGTCGGAATTCTCCACCATCTACAAACTTTCTCTGCTCGCCTGCTTTGCAGCTCTTCTGG CCCCGCTTTGCCTTGCAAGATGCCCAGCTCTTGAGTGCTGGTATGTTGAGGAAAAATCAAGCCGAGCTGGAAGCTTCCCATCTGCGATGAGCCAGGAGAAATCTTTTCTGTATATAAGCACAGGATTTAACCTGGCTTATAATACCCAGAACCCTCCAGTGGGCATCAATCCAAATCGGGTCTACCGTATTGTAG ATTCAACTGGTACCCTTTGTAGTTCAGCTTTGCAACCTGTGGATGGTGCAGTTGAAAAGCCAGAGTGTGAAATAAACCCATTCACACCCCATCCTGCTATGGTGGACTGGACACTGTCTCTAACAAGTCCAGACACAAGTCCTGCTTACCTTACAGCTGATTGGTTATCCTCATCCATCCAGGGTTTGAAAAACAAGTTGGCTGTATCCAGTATTTTACGTTTACCTGTAGGGACAACAGAAGCCACAG ctgTTATGAATGTCTACAGTCACACTCCAGTTCTTCAGACAAAGCTGAAACAAGATGTGTTACTAGATTGTGGTTTCACTCTTCCACAAGAGGAAGAGAATTCTGAATTTTCCCTTGAATGGCGCTACCAATACAGAGGAGAAGGGAGGCTCCTTTTTGCTTATGATGCCAAGTTTGACAAACTGCATGAAAAATATATCACAAAGGATGATGTTGAAGTTGACATCACCAACCTGCATGGGTCAGGAAATGCCTCACTGCTTATCAAAAATGTGTCCATTCGCCATGGAGGTACCTATATTTGCACCATCTACCGACCATACCTGCTGGCTCAGGTTGCCATGGAACTGGAGATTATAG AACCACCACATTTGGCCTTACTACCTTCACCATTCTGGGCAGCCCCTGGCCATGAGGCTGTACTTACCTGTGAGGTTTCAGGCTACTACCCTCTAGATGTAGAAATAAAGTGGATGGCTAAACCTGCAAATGGGGAACCTGCAGAGTTTTTGACTGAAGCTCAACTTTCTGGACACCGTCAGAGTATAGAAGGCACCTTCTCTCAAACCAGTTCCATTCGCATCATACCAGAAACACAAGATCATCTGACCCAGTACTCCTGTCTGATAACTCACCTGGGTGCCAGCAGCAAGAAATCCGTTGTACTTCAGGTTGCAG
- the LOC114651656 gene encoding vesicle-trafficking protein SEC22b-like gives MITLTMIARVQDGLLLAASMQESEQTGRNLQEYQSQAKQLFRKLNENSPSRCSLEAGPMMFHFLIVQGVCYLVLCDGSYPKRMAFSYLEELQTEFSELYGKRLASVSRPYAFIEFDTYIQKLKKNYQDSWSRRHLTSVNTELQDVQRIMVTNIEEVLQRGEALSALDSKASNLSALSKKYRQDAKYLNTRSMYAKIGAASAVCIVLFLYVRFWWLV, from the exons ATGATTACTTTAACCATGATTGCGCGCGTCCAGGATGGACTGCTTCTTGCCGCTTCAATGCAGGAGAGCGAACAG ACAGGTAGAAATCTTCAGGAGTATCAGAGCCAAGCGAAACAACTTTTCAGAAAGCTGAATGAGAACTCGCCCTCACGCTGCTCCCTGGAAGCTGGTCCCATGATGTTCCA TTTCCTGATTGTTCAGGGGGTTTGCTATCTGGTATTGTGTGATGGCTCTTACCCAAAGCGAATGGCCTTCTCATATCTGGAAGAGTTGCAGACTGAATTTAGTGAACTGTATGGGAAACGCCTTGCTTCAGTGTCTCGCCCATATGCCTTTATTGAGTTTG ACACCTACATTcagaagctaaaaaaaaattatcaagatTCATGGTCCCGACGACACCTAACATCTGTTAATACAGAGCTGCAAGATGTCCAGCGGATTATGGTAACTAATATTGAGGAAGTCTTACAAAGAGGAGAGGCCCTGTCAG CATTGGACTCCAAAGCCAGCAACCTTTCTGCACTTTCCAAGAAGTATCGGCAAGATGCAAAATACCTCAACACTCGATCCATGTATGCCAAGATTGGAGCTGCCAGTGCAGTCTGCATTGTTCTATTCCTGTATGTTCGGTTTTGGTGGCTTGTCTGA